GATGATCGCGACGGCCGGCGCGGCGAACGGGATGAGCGCCTGCGTCACGAAGTCGTCCGCCTGCGTCTCGGCCGTCGCCCTGTACCCGCCTTCCGGCAGGCCCAGGTTGATGAGGCTGACGTGCCGCACTGCGAGGATCTCGTCGCGCGCCAGCTTCGCGGTGTTCGGGAAGGTCGGGTCCTCGAGCTTGTGGTCGAGCGCCTGCGCGGTGACGGTGATGCCGCCGGGGTACTGGAGGATGAGGTTCCGGCCGGCCATGTCGCCCTGGTTCGCCTCGAGGAAGCCGCGGACCTGCTCGAAGAGGGCGTCGAGGGCGTCGTCACCGGGCTTAGAGCCGGTCCAGGTCGGGTCCTCGGTGACGGTGACGAGGTAGCGCGGGGTGCCGTGGTTCTTGAAGAAGCCCTTGAGGTACCTGCGGTGCTGGTTGTCGACCTCGACGCTGTCACGCGCCGCGATCCAGGAGGGCAGGCCGTAGAAGCTGCTCGCGAGGTTCGTCTGGCGTTGGTGCAGGAACTCGCGGACTTCCTTGTCGGCGGCCTTGCGGGTGCCGAACGGCACGAAGTTGACGGGCTGCCCGAACGGGTCCTCCTGGCGCAGGACGAGGCCGGAGTCGCGCGCCTCGTACCAAACGAACTGCGGGAGGAGATGGCTGACCTGCACGGGTTCCTGGCCCGCCTGATCGCGGAGGACCTCGACGAACACGTTGCCGGTCTGGTCGTTCGCTACGCACAGTGCCCGGAGGAGGGCGGGTAGGTCGAGCTCGGTGACGCCCTCCCGGCCGATCGTCTCGCGGGACAGCCAGGCCTTCGCGCGGCGGTAGTTCGCGTCGCTGGCCTTGTCGAAGTCGCCGGCGCGGTCGAGAGGTTGCCCGAGCGTGTCGACGTCGCGGGCTGCGAGGTCCCACTCTGCAGACGCGACCGCGTCGGCGAGGAGGTTGCCGATCGCGCCCAGCCACGGCGAGCCCAGGTGGAAGTCGATCAGCTGGGACGCCGGGATG
The window above is part of the Trueperaceae bacterium genome. Proteins encoded here:
- a CDS encoding phage portal protein — its product is MTKTKAAPVVKARAFATTALDLEPALQLRIDTPLEAEPSEAAQTHDARVRVPWPIPASQLIDFHLGSPWLGAIGNLLADAVASAEWDLAARDVDTLGQPLDRAGDFDKASDANYRRAKAWLSRETIGREGVTELDLPALLRALCVANDQTGNVFVEVLRDQAGQEPVQVSHLLPQFVWYEARDSGLVLRQEDPFGQPVNFVPFGTRKAADKEVREFLHQRQTNLASSFYGLPSWIAARDSVEVDNQHRRYLKGFFKNHGTPRYLVTVTEDPTWTGSKPGDDALDALFEQVRGFLEANQGDMAGRNLILQYPGGITVTAQALDHKLEDPTFPNTAKLARDEILAVRHVSLINLGLPEGGYRATAETQADDFVTQALIPFAAPAVAIINRILHAPAPSGLGITDYDFELTFDDAEQLMRKVEALVKAAGAPVLSQAEARQVLGYEPAGETKPLLPTTMLPASDFAAGGPDA